A single window of Acidobacteriota bacterium DNA harbors:
- the nikR gene encoding nickel-responsive transcriptional regulator NikR — MARVVRFGVSMEEELIRRFDGLARERGYATRSEALRDLVRRDLVREEWADPGAEVAATVSLVYEHHEHHLADALTDLQHHHHGEVVSATHVHLDAHNCLEVVILRGPSAVIRRLADALLSTRGVKHGGVVATTTGKNVT; from the coding sequence ATGGCCAGGGTGGTCCGATTCGGCGTGTCCATGGAGGAGGAACTCATCCGGCGCTTCGACGGCCTGGCCCGGGAAAGGGGCTACGCGACCCGCTCGGAGGCGCTTCGCGACCTCGTCCGCCGGGACCTGGTTCGGGAAGAATGGGCGGACCCCGGCGCGGAGGTGGCCGCCACCGTGAGCCTGGTGTACGAGCACCACGAGCACCACCTGGCCGACGCGCTCACGGACCTCCAGCACCACCACCACGGAGAAGTGGTCAGCGCCACCCACGTCCATCTGGACGCCCACAACTGCCTGGAGGTCGTCATCCTCCGCGGCCCCAGCGCCGTCATCCGGCGCCTCGCCGACGCCCTTCTGAGCACGCGCGGCGTCAAGCATGGCGGGGTCGTAGCCACGACGACAGGAAAGAATGTCACATGA